In a single window of the Tellurirhabdus bombi genome:
- a CDS encoding 1-aminocyclopropane-1-carboxylate deaminase/D-cysteine desulfhydrase yields the protein MLEDFFALAAGSRLQFLPNPFPEPVSIRLFLKRDDELHPNVSGNKWRKLKYNLLEASRLSQNTLLTYGGAFSNHIYAVASAGKVFGFQTIGIIRGEDHRERDTPTLAYAREQGMRLHFVTREQFRRKDEAPFLADLRQSFGDFYNLPEGGTNELAVRGVAEVIPEIRAQLGAAPDYICCPVGTGGTLAGLVAGAAEPTRVIGFAALKGVTPTDSLQTAYHFGGYARTKPELIDFIRLFKRQNGILLEQVYTGKMLYGIYDLARQGYFQPGSTVVALHTGGLQGRNAALLD from the coding sequence ATGTTGGAAGATTTCTTCGCATTGGCTGCTGGCTCGCGGCTTCAGTTCCTGCCCAATCCATTTCCAGAACCGGTTTCTATTCGGTTATTTCTAAAGCGGGACGATGAACTACATCCGAATGTTTCCGGAAATAAATGGCGCAAATTAAAATACAACCTGCTGGAAGCGAGCCGCCTTAGCCAGAACACGCTGTTGACGTACGGCGGCGCTTTTTCGAACCACATCTATGCCGTGGCATCAGCGGGGAAAGTATTTGGTTTCCAAACGATTGGTATTATTCGGGGGGAGGACCACCGCGAACGGGATACACCTACCTTGGCTTACGCGCGTGAGCAGGGAATGCGGCTCCATTTTGTCACGCGCGAACAGTTTCGGCGTAAGGATGAAGCCCCATTTCTGGCTGATTTGCGGCAGTCGTTCGGCGATTTTTACAACCTTCCGGAAGGCGGCACCAACGAGCTGGCCGTGCGCGGCGTGGCAGAAGTAATACCTGAAATCAGGGCGCAGTTAGGCGCTGCCCCAGATTATATATGCTGTCCCGTCGGAACCGGGGGAACGCTGGCTGGACTGGTAGCCGGAGCGGCTGAACCAACGCGGGTGATTGGCTTCGCGGCACTGAAAGGGGTAACGCCAACCGATTCTTTACAGACGGCCTACCATTTCGGGGGCTATGCGCGCACCAAGCCAGAACTGATTGACTTCATTCGCCTTTTTAAGCGGCAAAACGGAATTTTGCTTGAGCAGGTTTATACGGGTAAAATGCTGTACGGCATTTATGATTTGGCCCGACAAGGCTATTTTCAACCGGGTTCAACGGTGGTGGCGTTGCATACCGGCGGCTTGCAGGGACGAAATGCCGCGTTGCTCGATTAA
- a CDS encoding MFS transporter, with translation MTPSSPTINSSPSLWEAFRFPVFKAIWLAAFVSNIGTWMQNMAGVWLLTTLSDSQVLVALMQTATSLPVFLLSIPAGALADLLDRRKLLMTTQGFMAIVAFTLGIVTLSGLASPQLVLFFTFLLGTGAALNGPAWQSVTPEVVPRPILPTALTLNGISMNLSRAIGPAIGGLVIAYYSPGFVFMLNGVSFIATFLVIYRWQRTAVTATAPVEDFFTALIAGMRYVRYSPSLHAILVRAFSFTFGASAMWALLSLVVARKLNLESSSYGLMLTWLGAGAVTGALALNKVRERISPDLRVIIAVTIFAGVNFSLALVTSVYVLYPIMFICGTAWLLVMTSMNVSIQLQLPKWVQARVLSIYMLIFQGGMALGSLVWGSVADRFGLSVALMAAGIWLLLSLLLVIPFRLPMGDSLDLSPARNWPHPAISDPIRPGQGPVVIMIEYHVRLGDRDNFLRAMESLKRLRLRDGALRAGVFTDTNNPLRQVEFFLVSSWDEHLRQHQRFTKEDQRIQDRVLQYHSGPELPVVSHFINQPEPETDTHAVVATAGMGDLEG, from the coding sequence ATGACGCCTTCTTCGCCAACGATTAATTCCAGTCCTTCTCTGTGGGAGGCTTTTCGCTTTCCGGTTTTTAAAGCTATCTGGCTGGCTGCCTTTGTCTCCAACATCGGTACCTGGATGCAGAACATGGCGGGGGTCTGGTTGCTTACCACACTCTCCGACTCGCAGGTGCTGGTGGCCCTAATGCAAACGGCCACGAGCTTACCCGTCTTTTTGCTTAGCATTCCGGCGGGTGCACTAGCCGATTTGCTGGACCGCCGCAAGCTCCTGATGACCACGCAGGGCTTTATGGCCATCGTCGCCTTTACGTTAGGCATTGTTACGCTGAGTGGGCTGGCCAGTCCGCAACTGGTCCTTTTCTTTACGTTCCTGCTGGGAACGGGGGCCGCCCTGAATGGTCCGGCTTGGCAGTCGGTCACGCCCGAGGTAGTGCCACGACCGATCCTGCCGACGGCGCTTACCCTGAACGGCATTAGCATGAACCTGTCCCGCGCCATTGGTCCCGCCATTGGTGGCCTTGTCATTGCCTATTATTCGCCGGGTTTTGTGTTTATGCTGAATGGCGTTTCGTTTATTGCTACCTTTTTGGTTATTTATCGCTGGCAACGCACTGCTGTAACTGCCACTGCACCGGTTGAAGACTTCTTTACGGCCTTGATTGCTGGTATGCGTTACGTGCGCTATTCGCCTTCGCTGCACGCCATTCTCGTCCGAGCCTTTTCGTTTACGTTTGGGGCCAGCGCCATGTGGGCGTTGCTTTCCCTCGTGGTAGCGCGCAAGTTAAATCTGGAATCCAGTTCGTACGGTCTGATGCTGACCTGGCTGGGAGCGGGTGCCGTTACGGGAGCCTTAGCGCTCAACAAAGTGCGCGAGCGCATCAGCCCCGATCTGCGGGTTATTATTGCGGTTACTATTTTTGCCGGGGTTAATTTCTCGCTTGCTCTGGTCACCTCCGTGTATGTGCTTTACCCCATCATGTTTATCTGCGGCACGGCCTGGCTGCTGGTTATGACCAGCATGAATGTTTCCATTCAGCTGCAACTTCCCAAGTGGGTTCAGGCGCGGGTGCTAAGTATTTACATGCTTATTTTTCAGGGCGGTATGGCCCTGGGCAGTTTGGTTTGGGGTTCGGTTGCCGACCGTTTTGGCTTATCGGTCGCCCTTATGGCGGCGGGAATCTGGCTGCTGTTGTCGTTGCTGCTGGTTATTCCGTTTCGGCTCCCAATGGGCGATTCTCTGGACTTATCCCCCGCCCGCAATTGGCCGCACCCCGCTATCAGTGACCCCATTCGACCGGGGCAGGGACCCGTGGTTATCATGATTGAATACCATGTTCGTTTAGGCGATCGGGATAATTTTCTGCGCGCCATGGAGTCGCTGAAACGGCTGCGATTACGGGATGGTGCCCTTCGTGCGGGCGTCTTTACGGACACCAACAATCCGCTGCGGCAGGTAGAGTTTTTTCTGGTTTCTTCCTGGGATGAGCACCTCCGCCAGCACCAGCGGTTTACGAAAGAAGATCAGCGGATTCAGGATCGTGTTCTTCAATATCATTCCGGCCCCGAATTACCGGTTGTGTCCCATTTTATCAATCAGCCGGAACCAGAAACCGACACGCACGCCGTAGTTGCTACAGCGGGAATGGGCGACCTGGAAGGTTAA
- a CDS encoding DUF779 domain-containing protein has translation MVSLSRVDVTAAAAEVIDQLRKQHGELMFHQSGGCCDGSSPMCFAEGDFQIGSTDVLLGQVHGCDFWMAEDQFEYWKHTHLTVDVTPGRGASFSLEIPLGIRFIIRSRLLEMDQLEQLPAVHVGPLP, from the coding sequence ATGGTTTCTCTTTCCCGCGTCGATGTGACGGCTGCGGCTGCCGAAGTGATTGATCAACTGCGGAAGCAGCACGGTGAATTGATGTTTCACCAGAGCGGCGGCTGTTGCGACGGATCATCGCCCATGTGTTTTGCCGAGGGTGATTTTCAGATTGGTTCTACGGATGTGCTGCTGGGCCAGGTTCACGGCTGTGACTTCTGGATGGCCGAAGATCAGTTTGAATACTGGAAACATACTCACCTGACTGTCGATGTCACCCCCGGTCGTGGGGCTAGTTTTTCGCTGGAAATTCCGCTGGGTATCCGCTTTATCATTCGCTCCCGCTTGCTGGAAATGGACCAACTAGAGCAATTACCAGCCGTACACGTTGGACCGTTGCCTTAA
- a CDS encoding aldehyde dehydrogenase family protein: METIETANPALDRPMFKAQYENYIGGQWVAPVDGEYFENHSPVDGSLISRVARSKAADVELALDAAHKAFESWSRTSATERSNLLLKIADIIEDNLDYIARVETMENGKAVRETMAADIPLCVDHFRYFAGVIRAEEGSLAELDSTTVSLIIKEPIGVVGQIIPWNFPLLMATWKLAPALAAGCCVVMKPAEQTPTSILVLMELLEGVLPAGVINIVNGFGPEAGKPLAQSKRVAKVAFTGETTTGRLIMQYASENLIPVTMELGGKSPNIFMPSIADADDEFFDKCVEGAVLFALNQGEVCTCPSRLLVHESVYDRFMERVVERTKAIKMGHPLDPSTMMGAQASNDQYEKILSYIDIGKQEGAEVLTGGGPANLNSGLEKGYYIQPTILKGHNKMRVFQEEIFGPVVSVTTFKSTEEAVQMANDTLYGLGAGFWTRDAHEMYQVPRAIQAGRVWVNCYHQYPAHAPFGGYKKSGFGRENHAMMLNHYRQTKNLLISYSKSKLGFF, encoded by the coding sequence ATGGAAACGATTGAAACCGCAAACCCAGCTCTCGACCGGCCCATGTTCAAGGCTCAGTACGAAAACTACATTGGTGGACAGTGGGTTGCGCCCGTAGACGGAGAATATTTTGAAAACCATTCACCCGTTGATGGCAGCCTGATCAGCCGCGTGGCCCGCTCAAAGGCGGCCGACGTGGAACTGGCGCTGGATGCGGCCCATAAAGCCTTCGAAAGCTGGTCGAGAACGTCGGCCACCGAACGCTCCAACCTCCTGCTGAAAATTGCCGATATTATTGAAGACAACCTGGATTATATTGCCCGCGTCGAAACAATGGAAAACGGAAAGGCGGTCCGCGAGACGATGGCCGCCGACATTCCGCTTTGCGTGGATCACTTTCGGTACTTTGCCGGGGTGATTCGAGCGGAAGAAGGCAGTCTGGCCGAACTGGACAGCACGACCGTTTCGCTGATTATTAAAGAACCGATTGGCGTTGTTGGGCAGATTATTCCCTGGAATTTTCCGCTGCTGATGGCGACCTGGAAGCTGGCTCCGGCCCTGGCGGCGGGCTGCTGCGTGGTGATGAAACCCGCCGAGCAAACGCCTACATCCATTCTGGTGCTGATGGAGTTGCTGGAAGGTGTTCTTCCGGCGGGGGTAATTAACATCGTCAACGGGTTCGGGCCGGAGGCGGGTAAACCCCTCGCGCAATCCAAACGCGTAGCGAAAGTGGCCTTCACGGGCGAAACTACCACGGGCCGCCTGATCATGCAGTATGCTTCGGAAAACCTGATTCCGGTTACGATGGAATTGGGCGGAAAGTCGCCGAATATCTTCATGCCGAGCATCGCCGACGCCGACGACGAGTTTTTTGATAAGTGTGTGGAAGGGGCCGTTCTGTTTGCGCTCAACCAGGGCGAAGTTTGTACCTGTCCATCGCGGCTGCTGGTTCACGAGAGCGTTTACGACCGTTTCATGGAGCGCGTGGTGGAACGGACCAAAGCCATCAAAATGGGCCACCCACTCGATCCGAGCACGATGATGGGCGCGCAGGCTTCTAACGACCAATACGAAAAAATTCTGTCGTACATTGATATTGGCAAGCAAGAAGGGGCCGAAGTGCTAACCGGCGGCGGACCGGCTAACCTCAACAGCGGTTTGGAAAAAGGCTATTACATCCAGCCAACCATTCTGAAGGGGCATAACAAAATGCGGGTCTTCCAGGAAGAAATTTTTGGTCCGGTGGTTTCCGTGACGACCTTCAAAAGCACGGAAGAAGCCGTTCAGATGGCCAACGATACGCTTTACGGACTCGGCGCTGGCTTCTGGACCCGTGATGCCCACGAAATGTATCAGGTTCCGCGGGCCATTCAGGCCGGTCGGGTGTGGGTAAATTGCTACCACCAATATCCGGCCCACGCGCCGTTCGGCGGTTACAAAAAATCGGGCTTTGGTCGCGAAAACCACGCCATGATGCTGAACCACTACCGGCAGACTAAAAACCTACTCATCTCGTACAGCAAATCCAAACTAGGATTTTTTTAA
- a CDS encoding AraC family transcriptional regulator, which produces MKYAKNSSANHLVNAFGGRLDRLVENKLTLGHDNAELHLYETFQRARLVELQFDAPVLTSMLKGKKVMHIDELTPFDYLPGESLMLPAHKPMRIDFPDAELQTPTRCIALTISDEFIRETVNTLNEQCPLVEEAGEWRLEANNYHLRNDYEMNSLIDKIIRTFRNDNSFKPFFITNSLKELVVRLMQTRAKSVLLDQTQQYLSTHRLAFVIDFIRKNLTRNLSIDELCNKACLSKSHFFRLFKNELGMSPVQFILTERIRLAKQVLSNPAKSITDACYESGFNSLTHFSSAFRSVEQISPRQFKQQLKL; this is translated from the coding sequence ATGAAATATGCCAAAAATAGCTCTGCAAACCACCTTGTGAATGCCTTTGGTGGTCGGCTGGACCGTCTGGTTGAGAATAAACTGACACTAGGTCATGACAACGCCGAACTGCACCTCTACGAAACATTTCAGCGTGCCCGACTGGTCGAATTGCAATTCGATGCGCCCGTATTAACCAGTATGTTGAAGGGAAAAAAAGTAATGCACATTGATGAGCTGACGCCGTTTGATTACCTGCCGGGAGAGTCGCTAATGCTGCCGGCGCATAAGCCCATGCGCATTGATTTTCCCGATGCGGAGCTGCAAACGCCCACGCGCTGCATTGCCCTTACCATTTCGGATGAGTTTATTCGAGAGACGGTCAATACCCTAAATGAGCAATGTCCACTCGTGGAGGAAGCGGGGGAGTGGCGGCTCGAAGCGAACAATTACCACTTGCGGAATGATTACGAGATGAATTCACTGATCGATAAAATCATTCGCACGTTTCGGAATGACAATTCCTTCAAGCCATTTTTTATTACCAATTCGCTGAAAGAACTGGTGGTTCGGCTCATGCAGACCCGCGCTAAAAGTGTGCTGCTGGACCAGACGCAACAGTACCTGAGTACCCATCGACTGGCGTTTGTGATTGATTTTATCCGGAAAAATCTGACGCGCAATCTATCCATTGACGAGCTATGCAACAAAGCCTGTTTGTCTAAATCGCATTTTTTCCGGCTGTTCAAGAACGAATTGGGTATGTCGCCCGTGCAGTTTATTCTGACCGAGCGCATCCGGCTGGCAAAGCAAGTGCTTAGCAATCCGGCCAAATCCATTACCGATGCCTGCTACGAGTCAGGCTTCAACAGCCTGACCCATTTTAGCAGTGCATTTCGTTCGGTGGAGCAGATTAGTCCGCGTCAGTTTAAACAGCAGCTCAAACTCTGA
- a CDS encoding NADP-dependent malic enzyme, which yields MSSQKLREDALHYHAKGRPGKIEVVPSKETANQRDLSLAYSPGVAEPCLEIAVAPEKAYDYTTKGNLVAVISNGTAVLGLGNIGPVASKPVMEGKSLLFKIYADIDSFDIELDTNNIDEFVRTVKILEPTFGAVNLEDIAAPACFEIETRLRQELTIPVMHDDQHGTAIVSSAALLNALELSGKDISQIRLVANGAGAAAIACLNLYVALGLPRENITVFDKDGLLHTSRTNLAANQYVYVTDRFSTDWTLADALRGADVFLGLSVGNVVSPEMVASMAPNCIVFAMANPTPEISYETATAARPDLIMATGRSDYPNQVNNVLGFPYIFRGALDVRASEINEAMKLAAVQALASLARKTVPESVYRSYGTTSLSFGKTYILPKPTDPRLLTTIAPAVAQAAIESGVARRAITDWDEYRLQLSRRLGQDNSLIRGIIAQAQERPKRVVFTDGENLTVLRAVQEVLEQRIAIPILLGDPAVIQQVMQEQALTFSDQVIIINPRNKDQADKRAAYAQVLYEKRKRKGLTYSDALGLLQHRNYFGAVMVETGEADVLISGLTRNYPQTIRPALQVIGRQKGVRKVLGMYILMSRFGPLFLADTTVNLNPTVDEIVEIAELAARQVQRLSVEPRVALLSYSTFGSASGEDATKMHEASEILRAKHPNLIVDGEMQAHLPFNLDLLKETYPFSPLAQTGANVLIFPNLAASNIAYNLLKEIAQIEKIGPVLMGLKKPIHVLQLGSTVREVFNMVAIAVAEQ from the coding sequence ATGAGTAGTCAAAAACTTCGGGAAGATGCCCTGCATTATCACGCCAAAGGCCGCCCCGGAAAAATTGAAGTTGTTCCTTCCAAAGAAACGGCCAACCAGCGCGATCTTTCGTTAGCTTATTCCCCCGGTGTGGCGGAACCTTGCCTCGAAATTGCCGTCGCTCCCGAAAAAGCCTATGATTATACGACCAAAGGAAACCTGGTCGCGGTTATTTCCAACGGGACGGCCGTGCTCGGTCTGGGCAACATCGGCCCCGTTGCTTCCAAGCCGGTAATGGAAGGCAAAAGCTTGCTTTTCAAAATTTACGCCGACATCGATTCTTTTGATATTGAGCTAGATACCAACAATATTGACGAGTTTGTCCGAACCGTAAAAATTCTGGAGCCAACCTTCGGGGCGGTTAACCTGGAAGACATTGCGGCACCGGCCTGCTTCGAAATAGAAACGCGGCTCCGCCAGGAACTCACCATTCCGGTCATGCACGACGACCAGCACGGCACCGCCATTGTTAGCTCAGCCGCCCTGCTCAACGCCCTCGAACTGTCGGGGAAAGACATCAGCCAGATTCGGCTGGTGGCCAACGGAGCCGGAGCCGCCGCCATTGCCTGCCTGAATTTATACGTGGCGTTGGGTTTGCCGCGCGAAAACATTACGGTTTTTGACAAAGATGGTTTGCTGCATACGTCGCGCACAAATCTAGCTGCCAACCAGTATGTCTACGTTACGGATCGTTTTTCAACGGATTGGACCTTAGCCGATGCGCTTCGGGGTGCCGATGTTTTTCTGGGCTTGTCGGTTGGTAATGTCGTCAGTCCGGAAATGGTTGCGTCGATGGCCCCTAACTGCATTGTGTTTGCGATGGCTAACCCCACTCCCGAAATCAGTTATGAAACAGCTACGGCTGCCCGGCCAGACCTGATCATGGCCACCGGACGTTCCGATTACCCGAATCAGGTCAATAATGTGTTGGGCTTCCCCTATATTTTCCGTGGGGCGCTCGACGTGCGTGCCTCCGAAATTAACGAAGCGATGAAGCTGGCCGCCGTGCAGGCGTTGGCTTCGCTGGCCCGAAAAACAGTACCGGAAAGTGTCTACCGCAGCTACGGAACGACTAGCCTATCGTTCGGAAAAACATATATTTTACCCAAACCAACCGACCCCCGCCTACTCACCACCATTGCCCCGGCAGTAGCCCAGGCAGCCATTGAATCGGGCGTGGCTCGAAGAGCGATTACGGATTGGGATGAATACCGCCTGCAATTGTCGCGCCGTCTGGGTCAGGATAATTCACTCATTCGGGGCATTATTGCCCAGGCGCAGGAACGGCCCAAGCGAGTGGTGTTTACGGATGGTGAAAATCTGACGGTTCTACGGGCCGTGCAGGAAGTGCTCGAACAGCGCATTGCGATTCCTATTCTGCTGGGCGACCCCGCCGTTATTCAGCAGGTGATGCAGGAACAGGCTTTGACGTTTTCGGATCAGGTCATCATCATTAACCCAAGAAATAAGGATCAGGCCGACAAACGCGCCGCATACGCCCAGGTTCTCTACGAAAAACGAAAGCGAAAAGGACTAACCTATTCCGATGCTTTGGGCTTGCTGCAACACCGGAATTATTTTGGCGCCGTGATGGTCGAAACGGGCGAGGCCGACGTGTTGATTTCCGGTCTTACCCGCAATTACCCCCAAACCATTCGTCCGGCTTTGCAGGTGATCGGGCGGCAAAAAGGTGTTCGTAAGGTACTGGGAATGTACATTCTGATGAGCCGGTTCGGGCCACTTTTCTTGGCCGATACGACGGTCAACCTAAATCCGACGGTGGACGAAATTGTCGAAATCGCCGAATTGGCAGCCCGGCAGGTCCAGCGTTTGTCGGTGGAGCCCCGCGTGGCACTGCTCTCCTATTCAACCTTTGGCAGTGCGTCGGGCGAAGATGCGACTAAGATGCACGAAGCGTCCGAAATTCTGCGGGCCAAGCACCCGAACCTGATCGTTGATGGAGAAATGCAGGCGCACTTACCGTTCAATCTGGACCTGCTGAAAGAAACGTACCCCTTCTCGCCCCTGGCGCAAACCGGCGCGAACGTGCTGATTTTCCCAAATCTAGCCGCGTCAAACATCGCGTATAACCTCCTAAAAGAAATTGCTCAGATTGAAAAAATAGGCCCGGTTCTGATGGGTCTGAAAAAGCCGATTCACGTCCTGCAATTAGGTAGTACGGTTCGGGAAGTATTCAACATGGTAGCGATTGCGGTGGCCGAACAGTAA
- a CDS encoding tetratricopeptide repeat protein yields the protein MQRAGAARSVDTITYNQALVLGRLKRYEEAEQQLRSVPSFQLSEVNQGIFRCLQGDHAAGVQLLESGSAGKDQSSKLYYNRALAYLKLDRLPEASKTIDEAIRLRGNEPVYRLLKGDVLLTQGKHREALSQYRSLGNQKDVARLLPVRIGNSLLGLKKYEEAATIFEKYLQQLDRTHHFWACYGLASARYALKQFPAAVMQFRHATQLEPQSAAAHLGLGHAFCSQHDYKQARQEYETALQLKPNNSYAHLGLGVVSCKQGAYEESLEEFEKAGEAFNPKDPSLADCYLSRGLAQLEMGKNQLAMADFLTAINLNKDLPAAYAGVSDVYRKNENFLQAIRYMDKAVSLEPQNDKLLTNKGNLYLKVSNMDEAYPMFMWALRHNPRNVNALNGMGVALLERDHIERAQTLYDSLISRGHHKAYLYNNRGIVRSYVALKLEKAKDFHNSRQYFYRSLKDFEKAQKLDSSTKYYQNNLGNVYKNMQDFGNAIKSYESYLSKTAINNMGVLFASNSKGTISKHYLNIAIDLDSTNQIYHYNRYRVFNEFFKDSLHTNNDVARAGTLVLTNSISAKYSRDGYINIYMYDYAFDKIEFPGEHFFPILPENPPHPDFRPIDDLLMMDIKAERADSRVSPPIQVKSKRMPKPRRSRANSGTDCPKII from the coding sequence TTGCAACGCGCTGGCGCCGCGCGGTCGGTGGATACCATCACGTACAACCAGGCGCTGGTATTAGGTCGGCTGAAACGCTACGAAGAAGCGGAACAGCAGTTACGGTCTGTTCCCAGTTTTCAGCTTTCGGAGGTCAACCAGGGTATTTTTCGCTGTCTGCAAGGCGATCATGCCGCAGGTGTTCAATTGTTGGAAAGCGGTTCTGCGGGTAAAGATCAATCGTCTAAACTGTATTACAACCGGGCGCTCGCTTACCTGAAACTGGATCGTTTGCCCGAAGCCAGCAAAACCATCGACGAAGCCATTCGCCTGCGCGGTAATGAGCCTGTTTATCGCCTCTTGAAAGGCGATGTTTTATTAACGCAGGGCAAACACCGGGAAGCCCTGAGTCAGTATCGTTCCCTGGGAAATCAAAAGGATGTAGCCCGTTTGCTGCCCGTTCGCATCGGTAATTCGCTGCTGGGACTCAAAAAATACGAAGAAGCCGCTACTATTTTTGAGAAATACCTCCAGCAACTCGACCGCACCCATCATTTCTGGGCCTGCTATGGTTTGGCCAGCGCCCGTTACGCCTTGAAGCAGTTTCCGGCAGCCGTTATGCAGTTTCGCCACGCTACGCAATTGGAACCCCAGTCGGCGGCTGCGCACCTGGGTTTGGGACACGCATTCTGTAGTCAACACGATTATAAACAGGCCCGACAGGAATACGAAACTGCTCTTCAGTTAAAGCCCAACAATTCGTACGCGCACCTGGGGCTTGGCGTAGTAAGCTGTAAACAAGGCGCTTACGAAGAATCCCTGGAAGAGTTTGAGAAAGCTGGCGAGGCTTTCAATCCGAAAGATCCGAGTCTGGCCGACTGCTACCTGAGCCGGGGGCTCGCCCAACTGGAAATGGGCAAAAATCAGCTGGCTATGGCTGATTTCCTGACGGCTATTAACCTCAATAAAGACCTGCCAGCCGCTTACGCCGGGGTGAGTGATGTGTACCGGAAAAACGAGAATTTTCTACAGGCAATTCGCTACATGGACAAGGCCGTTAGCCTGGAGCCACAAAACGATAAGTTGTTGACCAACAAGGGTAATCTGTACCTTAAAGTTAGCAATATGGATGAAGCCTACCCAATGTTTATGTGGGCACTCCGACATAACCCGCGCAATGTTAACGCCCTGAACGGCATGGGGGTAGCCCTGCTCGAACGCGATCATATTGAACGGGCCCAAACCTTGTACGACAGCCTCATTTCCCGTGGCCACCACAAAGCTTACCTGTACAACAACCGGGGAATTGTTCGTTCGTATGTGGCCCTGAAGCTGGAAAAAGCAAAGGATTTTCATAACTCCCGGCAGTATTTCTACCGCTCGCTGAAAGATTTTGAAAAAGCCCAGAAACTCGACTCATCGACTAAGTATTACCAGAATAATCTCGGCAATGTCTACAAAAACATGCAAGATTTCGGCAATGCCATTAAGAGTTACGAATCGTATCTGAGTAAGACCGCCATCAACAACATGGGCGTTTTGTTTGCCAGCAACTCGAAAGGAACCATTTCCAAGCATTATTTGAATATTGCGATTGATCTGGATTCGACCAATCAAATCTATCATTACAACCGCTACCGGGTTTTCAATGAATTTTTCAAGGATTCATTGCACACCAACAACGATGTGGCCCGGGCCGGGACACTGGTGCTGACCAACTCGATTAGCGCTAAATACAGCCGGGATGGGTATATCAACATTTACATGTACGATTACGCCTTCGACAAAATCGAATTTCCGGGCGAACACTTTTTCCCGATTCTTCCTGAAAACCCGCCCCATCCTGATTTTCGGCCCATTGATGATTTGCTGATGATGGACATCAAAGCCGAACGCGCAGACAGCCGTGTGTCGCCGCCTATCCAGGTCAAATCCAAACGGATGCCCAAGCCCCGCCGTTCGCGCGCCAACTCCGGCACCGACTGTCCAAAAATTATTTAG
- a CDS encoding acetyl-CoA hydrolase/transferase family protein, with protein sequence MMNLVAMVSPEQAVQTIQSGNRVFIHSVAQTPHRLIAAMVARADSLTNVEVCHIHTEGHLPYCEEQYAGIFKPNAFFIGANMRKQVNMGIADYVPIFLSEIPLLFQRNILPIDVALIQVSPPDQHGFCSLGPSVDVSLSAIKMAKYVIAQINPNVPRTHGDGMIHVKSIHAAIDCDDPIYEIPIKPVTDTEQKIGRLVAELVEDGATLQMGIGGIPNAVLAELVHHQKLGIHTEMFSDGIIDLVERGVVTGERKKVLPYKLVSCFAMGSRRLYDFINDNPGVTMKEVSYTNDTSIIRRNPKVTAINSAIEVDLTGQVCADTIGTYQYSGVGGQMDFVRGASLSEGGKPIIALPSVTKYGESKIVPFLKEGAGVTTTRAHVHYIVTEYGVANLYGKNLRQRAHALIQIAHPDHRETLERQAHERFRVF encoded by the coding sequence ATGATGAATCTCGTCGCGATGGTTAGCCCCGAACAGGCTGTGCAAACCATTCAATCTGGTAACCGTGTTTTTATTCATAGCGTTGCACAAACGCCGCACCGCCTTATTGCTGCTATGGTAGCCAGGGCTGATAGCTTAACTAATGTTGAAGTTTGCCACATCCACACGGAAGGCCATCTCCCCTACTGCGAAGAACAATACGCCGGTATTTTCAAGCCAAACGCTTTTTTCATTGGGGCTAACATGCGGAAACAGGTCAACATGGGCATTGCCGATTATGTCCCGATTTTCCTGAGTGAGATTCCTTTACTCTTTCAACGAAATATTTTACCAATTGATGTAGCCCTGATTCAGGTTTCTCCGCCCGATCAGCACGGATTTTGCTCGCTTGGTCCGTCGGTAGATGTGTCCCTGAGCGCCATTAAAATGGCTAAATACGTGATTGCCCAGATCAACCCCAACGTGCCCCGGACGCACGGCGACGGCATGATTCACGTCAAATCAATTCATGCTGCCATTGACTGCGACGATCCTATTTACGAAATACCAATCAAACCTGTTACGGACACTGAGCAGAAAATTGGCCGCCTCGTGGCCGAACTGGTCGAAGATGGCGCTACGTTGCAGATGGGTATCGGCGGGATTCCAAATGCGGTGCTGGCCGAACTGGTGCATCACCAGAAGCTGGGGATTCATACTGAGATGTTTTCCGATGGCATCATCGACCTGGTGGAACGCGGCGTCGTAACGGGCGAACGCAAAAAAGTCCTGCCTTATAAGCTGGTTTCGTGCTTCGCGATGGGCAGCCGCCGCCTGTACGACTTCATCAACGACAATCCCGGCGTGACGATGAAGGAAGTTTCTTACACCAACGATACCTCCATCATCCGGCGCAATCCGAAAGTGACGGCCATCAACAGCGCCATTGAAGTAGATTTGACGGGTCAGGTGTGCGCCGATACCATTGGAACCTACCAGTATTCGGGCGTTGGCGGGCAGATGGATTTTGTGCGCGGCGCTTCGTTGTCTGAGGGTGGCAAGCCCATTATTGCCCTCCCTTCTGTGACTAAATACGGCGAAAGTAAGATCGTGCCTTTCCTGAAAGAAGGGGCCGGTGTAACCACTACCCGCGCTCACGTTCACTACATCGTAACTGAATATGGCGTGGCGAATCTTTACGGAAAAAATCTCCGTCAACGAGCACACGCCCTTATCCAGATTGCCCATCCTGACCACCGGGAAACGTTAGAAAGACAGGCGCATGAGCGTTTTAGGGTATTTTAA